The sequence TTGTCTTTTCCAGTGGAACACACCTTTTTTTTAGTTGGGCCTTTATTGGACTTCTAAGCAACTGGGCCGCGCCTCAGCTAGTTTTTCGAACACACTAGTAAAGTGGAAAGAGATGATTACTACATAGAaacacagagacagagagacggAGAGAAAAATGGCTAATCTGTTGCGGCTTCTAAAGCAATGGCCGACATTGCACCACCACCACTGCTACACCTCCGCAACACTACATCACATCTTCACCTCACCCTTACTACCACTCACATCACaaactctctctcctcttcctcCACCTCTCTCACTAACCACAGTGCCTTCATCTCGTCGCAACGTCCATCTCAAATCACGCGGACTCAGATTGCACAACGAACCAACACCGTCCGATCTCGAATCGAGCGACTCGGACTCCGATTCAAAAAAGAGCCGAAACCAGCTTAAACGCGAGGCTCGCCGCGCTGTCCTTTGGGGCATGGACCTCGCTTCTTTCTCTAACCGTCAAATCAGACGTATCCTCAGGTAACTAAAAGCCCCCAAACCCGCTTTCATTATTACATAAAAATGCCACTGTACTTTTCTCAAACACCATGAGTGCGTGCTTGTTTTCATTTCAGAGTGGCTTCTCTCGACGAAGAGGTTTTCGAAGCTATAATGCTAGCGAAGGTGGTTGCTTGAATTTTGTGGTTAGTTAGTTTGTTAATATTCTTTCTTCTTGCCGAAAAGTTTTTGGTTATGTGATTGATGTTGAACATAAGGTGTTTGTTATTTTGTCGCAGAGATTAGGGTCTGATGTTCGAGAAGGAAAGCGAAGGCAGTTCAATTATATTGGTACTCAAATTTATTCCTTTTTATCATATTATGAAACTAGAGTTGTGTTCCTCTTGAAACTTGCATGGAAATGTGTTGATTTTGTTGGCTTGGAAAAACATGTTATAATGGTTTCTAGCTTTGGCATAACATTAATTATCAGAGTGTCCTAGGCATTGTACCAGTTTAGTTCCAAACCGGTTTGGAGCTATCTTCCTCCAGACTATTATGCGGCAATTGAAGAGACCATTCAATTGTAGTTTTAGTCACATGACTTTTTGATCGGGTCATGTGACTTGTTTAGTTTTATAAATCGCCACCTAGTGGGTTAGAGGAGATTCCTCCAAATTGGTTTGAAGTTAATCTTTGTTGGTCTGAGCCTATCTATTCTTTTGTTAAATTCATATTCAGTTAAGTTTGAAAGATTAAAAGACAATAGTGAATAGAAGATATCTACTAGCTCAGCTTGTTAGGTGTTTGAGTTATTGGATGACCTAACCTGAAGTCTACACAAGCTTGGACAACGTTAATTAAACTCGATAACTTTCAGTGATTCTAGAATTAGCTGAAACTTGGAGATTTTGAAACTTTCTTCATTGTAAGAGCTGAAAATTTAGAGTAGTTTGCTTCAGTTATGTCAAGGTGCACCCTGCATCTGTTACAAAAATGCAAGTACTATAAGCTACTCTCTCGTATAGTGTGTTGACTGTATTTTGTGTTCAATGGCAATGCTTAACTCTGTTATTTCTGAAAGATACCGTCAAAGTTTAGTTGTAAGCATCCATACTACATAAATCTCCATATAATGCAATTGTACTTATCTAATgtcttcataatttttttccttttcctgtaTTTCACTTGATATTTGTTCTAATTATGTCAAAATTTCTCAGAATGTAACTTGTCATGCTCCTAAATCACTGAACTGGATTGTATGTTCTATGGTTCACATGTATGTTATGTTAATGAGGATACTTAATTTTTGTTAGGTAAACTGCTACGGGAAGTGCAACCTGAATTGATGGATACTTTAATCCAGGCTACAAAAGATGGTGATGAGAGTAGGCTGCGGGCTTTGAGTGATTCACTGATcattgaagatgatgatgaagaagctGAAGAAATGGAAGACGATGTGGAAGAGGAGGTAtagtttcatattttgaaaattttaccttCTCTGAAGCCTTGTTTCATCTTACTCACTTCTTGAGTACTGTTTTCAGGGGTATGATGAATGCATCAGCATAGCAATCAGATGGTCTGAAGGTCTGATCAATAAGGACATAAAAATCACCAATGAAGTTTACTCTGTTCAGAGTGTTGAATTTGACCGTCAGGTGTGTTGAATTCCACCTTTGTGATTACAACATAAATCgagtatattttttaaacacaGCTTTTTGAAAGTATTTTAGAACATGGTAGCTAGATAAGATCATTCCCATCAAGggagtttaaattttttgcatatACCATCTCAAAACactactttttagtttttaacatcTCACTTTATAATACATCATATGTCAaagattctatttttttaccacttcatttaaatattgttttttttattctctcttctttctctctcttcttgtctGTGTCTCTCCCTTTCTCTGAAAACCCACCACTTTCTTTGCAAACCCACACCCATGGCTAACCACTGCCGGCCaccaccataaaaaaaaaaaaaaaaaaaaccacccgCCGGCACCACCACAACTACAACAACTGCCACTgtcaccaccacccacaaccatgactaccaaccaccaaaatcataaccaaatcacaaacccaaacccacaacctcatcaCCATTCACCAACCAACAACCGGAAAAAGAACCACCGAGAGAGAACAAACCGGAAAAACAACCACCGAGAGAGAACAAAAGCACATCAACTTGATGACCCAAGCCGATCAGAGACCCCAAAGATCCCGATCATGCATTTTCCTTTCCAGGATCCTCTCTATAAGGATTCGGAAACACCACCAGTTTCAAATTGCTCAATCCTCAATAGACCCCGCTTCACCGTGTCCCACATGGGCCCGGTGAGAGTGTTCGGGGCAGGTCCGAACCTGGTGGGAGCGATACCCGAGGAggaagagggagggggagggggaggcgGAGTAGTGGTGGAGGGGACAGATGGCAACTTGTGATTGGTCGGGAGAAGAGGGGGGAGGTTGGAGGAGATGAAGGGGGAGGGAGAAGGAGAGGATGAGATTGGGATGATTGGTGGAGAGGTAACAGAAGCTACAGGAAAGAGAGGAGGaaagtgagagaggagagagaagaaagaagagaaaaataaaaaaagaaagggaaaagtaaccgttggaataaaaaataatattgtcgTTTAAGATAACATCTCACTGTAGCTGTGTGTCAAAAATTTTGCCATTTGAAATCTTTGATGCAGTGGCTTTTTTTGTGGGTTGATGGCAAAATTTAGCATATACCATTTTCAGCATCCttaatgggaatgctctaacttTGCAACTCTATTTGCCTCATGAAGTGGAGGTCACTAATTTGAGTGTCCCCTTCCCCCCTCCCCATGGTGTTAATGctcatttaaaagaaaaaaaaagaattccaatttattttatttttattggccACTTTGTTTGCTGTTTAGATGAGCTAAGATTGCTATGTTTCAATTGCTCAAGAGCCTTGAGCCTTTCTCCCCAATTTTAACTAtcgatttaaaaaaagaaaaagaaaaaagattgttATGTTGTAACATGATCATTTTAATGTGCAATTGAACTTGTGGCATCCTTTTAGAAAGacaattcatattattaaagCCTCAAAATCAATAGTCCTTACTAGGTTAATCTGCttaatataattataaactGTATGGCTCTTTTCAGTGGGACTATTGGATTGTGTAAGTTTTGCTCTCTATTTCTTATGTTAGCATCTGTTAACAGGACTTGCGTAAACTTATCCGGAGAGTGCACTCAATTCAAGATCAGCAGGCCACCTCTACTGaggaaaacaagaaagaaataaatgcaGCAATGATGGCTGCCAGACGTTCCCTCAACCGCTTCCTTCATTCACTTGCGAAGCAAATGCCAAGTGATTAACATGTTATTCTATTCATCTGTATCATTATTTTGTGCCCATGGGCAATTCCTTCTGAAGATCGCTGCTCTGAGAAGCATGATAATATTGATGTATCATGAGTGGGCACCAGAGCAACGTGGGATCACAGTTTTTCTTTGTCGGATGCCATCTCGGCATTTGCCCCCTATCGAGGAGCTGTATGTTATCATGGTGAGGGACTCTTTAATTTCAAAGGCCCAAACccaccattttttattttagggaaCAAGATGCTAATGAATTGAATTGAAATATAAGATAAGGGGCTAAATTTCAAGTTCAGCATGCCTAACCTCGAGTTTAGAGGGCCCCTAGGTTTAGGTTTGGGCCGTTGTGATAGCATTTACATTTGTGCACAACTCGGTTGAGGTTGGGCCATACCAGCACAAAGTTTGGGCCTATGTAAGAGCCTAGTTctaacttttaataataatgggAATTGTTTGCAGTGGTGATCCACATTCGAGAATAAACTATCAACAATTTTGACCCACACCTAAGGGTCGTCAATGGGCCGGCTCAGCCCATTTTTACTTGGTCCATGGGCACAATGGGCTTGGCATAAtgagttattaattaattaacggGTCGGATTGGGCTGGACCAAAAGAGAAAACCTTAATCCATGACCCTACTCATAGGCAATGCCTATTTTGTCTTTAGCGAGCTAGGCTATCGGGTTGGGCTTAATGAGCTATTCATGGGCTTGTATTAGTATACTTAAggaaagaattaaagaatttaatacttaattacaaattattttacattcaaatctatttaattttttgatttgttgatggaaacctatttaatttttttttattaaggctttaaatagttttttatttttatctttaataaaaaaaatgtcaaatggttaattcaaatttgctagactactagaaaaatatatatttagtaaactaaGTTTAGCACAATTACTTTGAATATCTTAGTGGTTGAATGAGTTTTCTTAAGAAATTTCTCTATAATATCTCAAGATCAATCTTTCATATactttctatatatttttgttatgaattatgaGTTATTGGGTTGGGCCAACGGGTTAGGGTAACGGGTTGGGCTACTAGGCTAGCCTACCGGGTACCCATGGGCATAAAAATTAGCCTACGACCTCACCCACTGGGCTAGTGGACTACCCATGGGCTTCAATAACAACGGGCCAGGTTGTCGATTAGTCCAGTGGGCTGTCAGGTTTCTAGGTTGGGCCGTGGGCCgtgggctatttgatgacccttacTCACACCACACAAGGGAAAATTGAAGAGGTTCCttaatttgaaaaaacaaagaaggctAGTTCCGCAGTTCTAAATGACTAATTAGGTTTGTTGTAATCTGTGCTCACTTATTCGTGATGAATTATAGTGGTGCTATTGATATTAGCTTGATGTTGGTTACGTTAAGTTTTTCATTACActaatattatgtatataattttgaaaatcactattaaatactacatat is a genomic window of Quercus lobata isolate SW786 chromosome 2, ValleyOak3.0 Primary Assembly, whole genome shotgun sequence containing:
- the LOC115974505 gene encoding uncharacterized protein LOC115974505, whose translation is MANLLRLLKQWPTLHHHHCYTSATLHHIFTSPLLPLTSQTLSPLPPPLSLTTVPSSRRNVHLKSRGLRLHNEPTPSDLESSDSDSDSKKSRNQLKREARRAVLWGMDLASFSNRQIRRILRVASLDEEVFEAIMLAKRLGSDVREGKRRQFNYIGKLLREVQPELMDTLIQATKDGDESRLRALSDSLIIEDDDEEAEEMEDDVEEEGYDECISIAIRWSEGLINKDIKITNEVYSVQSVEFDRQDLRKLIRRVHSIQDQQATSTEENKKEINAAMMAARRSLNRFLHSLAKQMPSD